One region of Triticum aestivum cultivar Chinese Spring chromosome 6B, IWGSC CS RefSeq v2.1, whole genome shotgun sequence genomic DNA includes:
- the LOC123133381 gene encoding wall-associated receptor kinase 2-like has translation MIPVAAFIFLLFQLCISAAAAQVAGGAGPPPASCPTSCGSVSVPYPFGIGEGCSWPGFNLSCDRTRGRERLLIGGRSGTLEVVDISLANSTVRVMDTAGAVNITYHGTPEGNGTWGGLAGARAGPFVVSETRNQFLVTGCNVQATLLGETGNVIVGCSAFCAVNDRWSSAATSSLEEVAKCAGIGCCETPIPIGRPSYGVEFKWVDPNHEKDGELPASVRIAERGWFEGVSAALLNTSLTDTSSRTAIPVVLEWAVESRPLPQPQDTLGTSGCPQDKARSACRSSLSSCLNVTGNYRTGYVCRCEDGYQGNPYLADGCQDVDECTNTAGGYICQCPSGARGNPHVKDGCVKSSLGLSVGIGMGSGAGLLLMVLGTIFLTRKMKRRRAKMLKQKFFKQNRGYLLQQLVSQKADIAERMIIPLVELEKATNNFDKAREIGGGGHGTVYKGIMSDLHVVAIKKSKVAIQREIDEFINEVAILSQINHRNVVKLFGCCLETEVPLLVYEFISNGTLYHHLHAEEPEASLPWVDRLRIAMETARALAYLHSAVSIPIVHRDIKSQNILLDGNLVARVSDFGASRCIPIDQTGNATAIQGTFGYLDPMYYYSGRLTEKSDVYSFGVLLMELLTRKKPCSFRSPEEESLVAYFTTLLATGDLVCVLDPQIVVEGGKEVEEVAMLAAACVRMEGDHRPTMRQVEMTLESLRVPNENVKMYEMVAPSYTVDTGKSAEEVSRQYSLEEEYLLSSRYPR, from the exons ATGATTCCGGTGGCGGCGTTCATTTTTCTGCTGTTCCAGCTCTGCATCTCGGCGGCGGCTGCTCAGGTCGCAGGAGGTGCGGGGCCGCCGCCGGCGAGCTGCCCGACCAGCTGCGGCAGCGTGAGCGTGCCGTACCCGTTCGGCATCGGCGAAGGGTGCTCCTGGCCGGGCTTCAACCTCAGCTGCGACCGGACGCGCGGCCGAGAGCGGCTGCTCATCGGCGGCCGCAGCGGCACCCTCGAGGTCGTGGACATCTCGCTGGCCAACTCTACGGTGCGCGTCATGGACACCGCGGGCGCCGTGAACATCACCTACCACGGGACCCCCGAGGGCAACGGCACGTGGGGCGgcctcgccggcgcccgcgccggcCCGTTCGTGGTGTCGGAGACGCGCAACCAGTTCCTTGTCACCGGGTGCAACGTGCAGGCCACGCTGCTCGGGGAGACCGGCAACGTCATCGTCGGCTGCTCCGCCTTCTGCGCCGTCAACGACCGGTGGTCCAGCGCCGCCACGAGCTCGCTCGAGGAAGTCGCCAAGTGCGCCGGCATCGGCTGCTGCGAGACGCCCATCCCCATCGGCCGCCCGTCCTACGGCGTCGAGTTCAAGTGGGTGGATCCCAACCACGAGAAGGACGGCGAGCTGCCGGCGTCCGTGCGCATCGCCGAGAGGGGCTGGTTCGAGGGCGTCTCCGCCGCGCTCCTCAACACGTCGCTCACGGACACGTCTAGCCGGACGGCGATCCCCGTGGTGCTTGAGTGGGCGGTGGAGTCCAGGCCGCTTCCGCAGCCGCAGGATACGCTGGGCACGTCGGGCTGCCCCCAGGACAAGGCGAGGAGCGCGTGCCGGAGCAGCCTCAGCTCATGCCTCAACGTCACCGGCAACTACCGCACTGGCTACGTGTGCCGGTGCGAGGACGGGTACCAGGGCAACCCATACCTCGCCGACGGATGCCAAGACGTCGACGAGTGCACCAACACGGCCGGCGGATACATATGCCAGTGTCCGAGTGGGGCCCGCGGCAACCCCCATGTCAAAGATGGCTGCGTCAAATCTTCCTTAG GTTTAAGTGTCGGCATAGGAATGGGCAGCGGCGCTGGTCTTCTACTCATGGTGCTTGGTACCATCTTTTTGACCAGGAAGATGAAGCGCCGGAGGGCAAAAATgttgaagcagaagttcttcaaGCAAAACAGGGGATATCTCTTGCAACAATTGGTGTCCCAAAAAGCAGACATCGCGGAGAGGATGATCATCCCCTTGGTGGAGTTGGAGAAGGCCACAAACAATTTCGACAAAGCACGCGAGATTGGTGGGGGAGGGCATGGCACGGTGTACAAAGGGATCATGTCAGACCTGCATGTTGTGGCGATCAAGAAGTCTAAGGTCGCAATCCAGAGGGAGATCGACGAGTTCATCAACGAGGTAGCCATCCTCTCTCAGATCAACCATCGTAACGTGGTGAAGCTCTTCGGGTGTTGCCTCGAGACAGAGGTGCCATTACTAGTGTATGAGTTCATCTCCAATGGGACTCTTTACCATCATCTTCATGCCGAAGAGCCTGAAGCATCGTTGCCATGGGTGGATCGTCTGAGAATTGCAATGGAGACTGCGCGAGCTCTTGCGTACCTTCACTCGGCCGTGTCAATCCCTATAGTCCACAGGGACATCAAGTCTCAGAACATTTTGTTAGATGGCAATCTCGTAGCAAGGGTGTCGGACTTTGGAGCTTCAAGGTGCATTCCGATCGATCAAACAGGGAATGCAACCGCCATCCAAGGGACATTCGGGTACTTAGACCCTATGTACTACTATTCGGGACGACTTACCGAGAAGAGCGACGTTTACAGCTTTGGTGTTCTCCTCATGGAGCTGCTCACCAGGAAAAAACCATGCTCATTTCGATCGCCGGAGGAGGAAAGCCTTGTCGCATATTTCACTACCTTGCTCGCAACAGGCGATCTAGTCTGTGTGCTAGATCCTCAGATTGTGGTGGAAGGGGGCAAGGAGGTTGAAGAGGTAGCTATGTTGGCAGCGGCATGCGTGAGGATGGAAGGAGACCACCGGCCGACCATGAGGCAAGTCGAGATGACACTCGAGAGCCTTCGAGTACCCAATGAAAATGTTAAGATGTATGAGATGGTTGCGCCTAGTTATACAGTGGATACGGGTAAGAGCGCAGAGGAGGTGAGCAGACAATATAGCCTAGAAGAAGAGTATTTGTTGTCATCAAGATACCCACGTTAG